The sequence CGACTTCACGAGCACCGCCCAGTCGAAGGCCGCGGGTATCGCGGTGATCTACCAGGAGCCGACGCTCTTCCCCGACCTCTCGGTCACCGAGAACATCTTCATGGGTCGCCAGCCGACGGGTGCTCTCGGACGTATCGACCGCAAGGCCATGCGCACCGAGGTCGACCAGATCTTCCGTCGCCTCGGCGTCGCACTCGATCCCGACCGCATCACCGAGGGACTCTCGATCGCCGACCAGCAGATCATCGAGATCGCCAAGGCCATCTCGCTCGACGCCAGTGTGCTGATCATGGACGAGCCGACCGCGGCGCTCAGCGGCGTCGAGGTCGATCGGCTTTTCGCGGTCGCGCGGAGCCTGCGCGACGAGGGCCGCGCGATCCTGTTCATCTCGCACCGCTTCGACGAGGTGTTCGACCTGTGCGACACGGTCACCGTGATGCGCGACGGCGCCTACATCGACACGACACCCATCGCCGAGACCACGGTCGACGACCTCGTGCGGCAGATGGTCGGCCGCGACGTCACTGAGCTCTTCCCGAAGCAGGCGGCCGAGATCGGCGAACCGCTCCTCGAGGTGCGCGGACTCACCAGCCCCGGCATCTTCCACGACATCTCCTTCACGGTGCGCGCGGGCGAGATCGTCGCGCTCGCCGGCCTCGTCGGCGCCGGCCGCAGTGAGGTCGCCCGCGCCGTGTTCGGTGTGGACGGCTACCGCGAGGGCGAAGTGCGGATGCTCGGCGCCGGTGTGCCGCGCCGCAACCCCACCGCCGCCATGCGCAACGGCCTCGCCCTCGTGCCGGAGGATCGTCGCAAGCAGGGCCTCGTGATCGATGCGAGCGTCGGCGGCAACATCACCCTCGCCATCCGTCGCAATCTCGCCAAGTGGGGCCTGATCACCACGGGCATGGAGAACCGTGCGGCGAAGATCTGGGCGTCCCGCCTCGAGGTCAAGACGCACGCGCTCGACACCGTGGCGGCCACCCTCTCCGGCGGCAACCAGCAGAAGGTCGTGCTGGCCAAATGGCTGGCCACCGACCCGCGAGTGCTCATCATCGACGAGCCGACCCGAGGTATCGACGTCGGCACCAAGTCCGAGGTGCACCGGCTGCTCTCGCAGCTGGCGGGCGAGGGCATGGGGATCCTGATGATCTCGTCCGAGCTCCCCGAGGTGCTCGGAATGGCCGACCGCGTGCTCGTCATGCGCGAGGGTCGGATCACCGCCGAGCTCGACCGTGAGGACGCCACCAGCGAGAACGTCATGTTCGCCGCCACGCACGCATCGGAGCAGCACGCATGAGCACCACGGCACTGGCCGCACCGGCACCCGCGTTCGCCAAGAAACCCGGCGGCATCGGCCGCGCGCGCGAACTCGGCATCTTCGCCGCCCTCGTCCTGGTGGTCGTCGCGGCCACCGTGAAGAACCCGAACTTCCTGTTCAGCGCCGACGGGTGGCGCGACCTGCTGCTGACGCCGTCGATCCTCGTGCTCGTGGCCGTCGGACAGGCGATCGTCATCATCACCCGCAACGTCGACCTCTCGGTCGGCTCCGTGATGGGGCTCACCGCCTTCCTGACCGGACGGCTCTTCATCGACGTGCCCGGCATCCCGATCCCGATCGTCGTCATCGCCGCCGTGATCTTCGGCGCTCTCCTGGGGCTGGTGAACGGCGCGCTGGTGGCCTTCGCCAAGGTGCCGGCGATGGTGATCACGCTGGGCACGCTGTATGCCTACCGCGGCATCAACGTGCTCTGGACCGGCAGTGACCAGGTGCACCCCTCCGATCTCCCGAAGGACTTCCTGCGCCTGGGAACCCAGCAGATCCTCACGATCCCGGTGCTCTCCATCGTCGCGATCATCGTGCTGGCGCTCGCTGCCTGGTACATGCGCAACACCCGCGGCGGCCGCGAGTACTACGCGATCGGATCCGACCCGGGAGCCGCCGAACTCTACGGCCTCAAGACCACCCGCCGGGTGCTCAGCGCGTTCGTGCTCTCGGGGGCCCTGGCCGGACTCGCGGGTGTGTTCTATGTGACGCGGTACGGATCGGTGAGCTCGCAGGTCGGCTCGGGCTGGGAGCTGGATGCCGTGGGTGCGGCCGTCATCGGCGGCATCGCGATCACCGGCGGCGTCGGCTCCGTGTGGGGTGCGGCCATCGGCGCGATGCTGCTGATGACCATCAACCGGGCGCTGCCCATCCTCGGCATCCCCGACTTCTGGCAGCGCGCCGTGGTGGGCGTGCTCATCATCGGCGCGATCGTGCTCGACCGGCTGCTCGCCGTACGACAGAAACGGCAGCTCATCGAGGCAAGGGACGAATCATGACCACGACGACCACCACCTCCGGGGTCCGGGTGATCCGGGACTACGACCGGCCCCTGTGGCGGCGCATCCTCATCAACCGCGAGTTCGCGATCATCGGCCTGCTCGTGCTGGTCGTGATCGTGTCCGCCGTGTCGATCCGCGGGTTCGCGCAGCCCATCACCGTCAACTACCTGCTGCTCGACGTCGCCCCGATCCTGCTGATCGCCCTGCCGATGACCCTCGTCATGATCACCGGCGAGATCGACCTCTCGGTCGGTTCGATGGTGGGTCTCGCGAGCGTCGTCACGGGGGTGCTCACCGAGTCGGGTGCGCCGTTCGAGGTCGCCGCCCTGGCCGCCCTCGCGGTCGGTGTCATCGGCGGAGCGTTCAACGGCTTCCTCGTCACGGTCGTCGGGCTGCCGTCACTCGCCGTCACGATCGGAACGCTGGCGCTGTTCCGCGGACTCGCGGTCGGCCTGCTCGGGACCACTGCGGTGACCGATTTCCCGGAGATGTGGACGGCACTGGCGAAGGCGAAGATCGCCGGCACCACCATCCCCTACATCGTGATCCCGTTCCTGATCCTGCTCGCGATCTTCGTCGTGGTGCTGCATTTCACCCCGTTCGGTCGCGGCATCTACGCGATCGGGCTCTCGAAAGACGCCGCCCGTTTCTCGGGCGTGAACGTCGAGCGGACGAAGTTCATCCTCTTCATGCTGTCGGGGGTGGTCGCCGCGTTCGCCGGCATCTTCTACACGCTCCGCTTCGGCAGTGCCCGCGGCGACAACGCCACCGGGCTCGAGCTCCAGGTCATCGCGGCCGTGGTCCTCGGCGGGGTGTCGGTGTTCGGCGGGCGCGGGCACCTGCACGGCGTCGTCGCCGCCGTGCTCCTGATCGGGGTGCTCGGCAGCGGGCTCCGTCTCGCCGGCGTCACCTCTGACGTCATCAACATCATCACCGGTGGCCTGCTGATCTTCTCGGTTGTCGCAGCCAGCATCCTCGCCTGGGCGCAGCGCATCCGCGCCAAGGCCGGGCCACCGCTCCGCGTCGCAGCCTCTCCCGCACCATGAGGCAGCCTCTCGCCGTCGGCATCCGCCCGCGGTGATCATCACGAAAGGAAGAACAATGACGTTTGCACGCAAGAGGGTCTCGGCGTTCGCCGCCGTGGCCGTCGCCGCAGCGCTCGTGCTGACAGGCTGCGCCGACACCGGCAGCGGGTCGGGCGACGCAGGCTCCGGCGAGGGCGGCGGATCCGACAACCTGTCGATCACGTTCCTGCCCAAGAACCTCGGCAACCCCTACTTCGACACCTCCAGCGAGGGCGGCAAGAAGGCCGTCGAGGAGTTCGGCGGCACGTTCGCCGAGGTCGGACCGGCCGAGGCCACTCCCGACGCCCAGGTGAGCTACATCAACACCGCCACGCAGCAGGCGGTCGGCGCGCTCGTCGTCTCGGCGAACGACCCGAAGGCCATCTGCGACGCACTCAACGAGGCGCGGGACGCCGGTGTGAAGGTCGTCACCTTCGACTCCGACACCAACCCCGAGTGCCGCGACCTGTTCATCAACCAGGCCGACTCCGAGGGAATCGCCAAGGTGCAGATCGATCAGATCGCCGAGCAGATCGGCGGAGCGGGCGAGATCGCCGTGCTGTCGGCATCGGCCAACGCCACGAACCAGAACGCCTGGATCGAGCTGATGAAGGAGTACGTCGCGAGCGACTACCCCGACATCACGATCGTCGAGACCGTCTACGGCGACGACGAAGACCAGACCTCGTTCGACAAGACGGCGGCCCTGCTGCAGAGCCACCCGCAGCTGAAGGGCATCGTCTCACCGACCACGGTCGGTATCGCGGCAGCGGCGCGCTACCTCTCCACGTCGGACTACAAGGGCAAGGTCGCGCTGACCGGACTCGGCACGCCGAACCAGATGCGTGAATACGTGGAGGACGGCACCGTCACCTCGTTCGCGCTGTGGAACCCGGCCGACCTCGGCTACCTCTCGGCCTTCGCGGCCAAGGCGCTCGTCGAGGGCGACATCACCGGCAAGGAGGGCGACACCTTCGAGGCGGGCGACCTCGGCGAGTACGAGGTCGGCGCCGACGGCGTGGTCCTGCTGGGAGACCCGTTCGTGTTCAACGCGGACAACATCGGCGACTTCGACTTCTGAGTCGCCTCGCGAGAGGGCGTCGGGGCTTCGGCTCCGGCGCCCTCTCGCGTACGCCTCGGGGTCTCTTCGCATGAGCCCCGGCGTCGGGAGGGTTTCTCGGCGATGGGCGGATGCCTGTCCCGCGATCGTCCGCCCGACGGCGAGAACTCCGCCTGAGGCGTGGACCCCGCGACGCGCGAGCGCGGGTCAGCGCGGATCAGCGCGGGTCGAAGCGCGTTGGAGCGTGCGTCGCGGCGACCACGGCGCGCAGCTCCTCGAGTGTTGCGGGCGCGGCGCCGAGGGCCCGGGCCTGGACGAGCACGTTGCCGAGAGCCGTCGCCTCGACCGGACCCGCGAGCACCGGCAACCCTGTGCGGTCGGCTGTGGCCTGGCACAGGAGCCGGTTGAGCGATCCGCCGCCCACGAGATGGATGCTGTCGAGCTCGCGGCCGGAGAGATCCGCGGCCGTTTGCACGGCGTCCGCGAAGGCCGCGGCGATCGACTCCACGATCGAACGGGCGAATGCCGGTCGGGAGCTCGGGGCACGGTCGCCGAGGAGCGCCGCGATCCGTCCCGGCATGTCGCCGGGTGCGCTCAACGACGAGTCGTTCGCATCGAACACGGGCACCTCGCCGGTGACCTCGGATGCCGCAGCGAGCAGCTCGGGCAGATCGATGCGGGCACCGTCTTCGGCCTCCCAGGCGCGCACGGTCTCGCTGAGGAGCCAGAGCCCCGTGACGTTGTGCAGGAACCGATAGCGACCATCCACGCCGAGTTCGTGGGTGAAGTTCGCGGTGCGAGCGGCATCCGTCAGCACCGGTTGCGCGAGTTCCACGCCGACCAGGCCCCACGTTCCGCAGGAGATGTACGCGGATCGCGGCGAGGAGAGGGGAGCGGCGACGACGGCAGATGCGGTGTCGTGCGAGCCCACCGCGAGCACAGGAAGCTCCTTGCCGATGGTCGCCACGAGCTCGGGCCGAAGGCGGCCGATGGTCGTGCCGGGATCGACGAGCGGCGGGAGGATGCGCGACGGGATGCTGAGGCGATCGGCCAGCTCGTCGTCCCAGTCGCCGGATTCGACGCCCAGTAGCCCGGTGGTCGAGGCGTTCGTGCGCTCGGCCACCGCGACACCGGTGAGCAGGAAGGCGATGAGGTCGGGGATCAGGAGCGCGGTATCGGCCTCGGCGAGGCGTTCGTCGACGCGGTACTGGTACAGCGTGTTGAACGGCAGGAACTGCAGGCCGTTGCGCTGATACAGCTCGGAGAACGGCGCGATCGCGTGCACCTCGTCGACGCCACGAGCGGAGCGCTCATCGCGGTAGTGGAAAGGCTCGGCGAGCAGCTCGCCGTCTTTCAGCACGCCGTAGTCGACGGCCCACGAGTCCATGCCGATGCTCTCGATGCGCGGTTCCCGGCGGACGGCTTCGGTGAGCCCTGCCACGACGTGCTCGTACAGGGCGCCGAAGTCCCAGTGCAGTCCGTCTGCGCGCTCGACGGGTCCGTTCGGGAACCGCGACACGAGCTCGAGGTCGAGTTTCCCGTCGCCGATGCGCCCGATCATCACGCGCCCGCTGGTCGCGCCGAGGTCGACCGCCGCGACGGCCCGGACGCTCATCGGGGTTCTCCGTTCGTCGAGTGCACGGCATCCGCCCGAGTGCACGGCCGGTCGACGTGAACAGGGCGTGCACTCGGCGCGAAGCCGTGCACTCGACGGATGGGAGTCATCGCAGGAACGCCGCGGCGACGCCGGAGTCGACGGGAATGTGCAGGCCCGTGGTGCGGCTGAGCTCGGGGCCCGTGAGCACGTAGACCGCGTCTGCCACGTTCTCGGGAACGACCTCGCGCTTGAGGATCGTGCGGTTGGCGTAGTACTGGCCGAGGTCCTCTTCCGCGACACCGTAGGTCGCTGCGCGGTTGGCGCCCCAGCCCGAGGCGAAGATGCCGGAGCCGCGCACGACGCCGTCGGGGTTGATGCCGTTCACGCGGATGCCGAACTCACCGAGCTCGACGGCGAGCAGTCGCACCTGGTGGGCCTGGTCGGCCTTGGTTGCGGAGTAGGCGATGTTGTTCGGGCCGGCGAAGACCGAGTTCTTCGAGGAGATGTAGATGATGTCGCCGCCGAGCTTCTGGTCGATGAGCACGCGTGCGGCGGCCTTCGACACGAGGAACGAGCCCTTGGCCATGACGTCGTGCTGCAGATCCCAGTCCTTCTCCGTGGTCTCCAGGAGCGGCTTCGAGAGCGAGAGCCCGGCGTTGTTCACGACGAGGTCGACGCCGCCGAACGCGAGCACCGCCTCGTTCAGCGCGGCCTGCACGGCATCGGCATCCGCGACGTTCGCGGCGACACCGATCGCGACATCCGTGTTCCCGAGTTCCGCGGCGGCGGCCTGGGCCTTCTCGAGGTCGAGGTCGGCGATCACGACGCAGGCGCCCTCGGCGGCGAGACGGGTGGCGATGGCCTTGCCGATGCCGGAGGCGGCACCGGTGACGAATGCGATACGGCCCTGGTGCGTCTTCGGCTTCGGCAGGCGCTGCAGCTTGGCCTCTTCCAGCGCCCAGTACTCGATGCGGAACTTCTCGGCATCCGAGATCGGCGCGTAGGTCGACAGCGCCTCGGCGCCGCGCATCACGTTGATCGCGTTGACGTAGAACTCGCCAGCGACCCGGGCGGTCTGCTTGTTCGCGCCGTACGAGAACATGCCCACACCGGGGATCAGCACGATGAGCGGGTCGGCTCCGCGGATCGCGGGCGACTCGGCGGTGGCGTGCGCGTCGTAGTAGGCCTGGTAGTCGGCGCGGTACTGGTCGTGCAGCTCGTGCAGACGGGCGATCTGCTCCTCTGCGGAAGCCGTGGCCGGCAGGTCGAGGATCAGCGGCTTGACCTTGGTGCGGAGGAAGTGATCGGGGCAGCTGGTGCCGAGGGCGGCCAGCTCGGGCGCCTTCTCGGATGCCAGGAAGTCGAGGACCACATCGGCGTCGGTGAAGTGTCCGACCATCGGCTTGTCAGTCGATGCGATGCCGCGGACGGTCCCGGCGAGGGCGGCTGCGCGCTCCCGGCGCTCGTTCGCAGCCAGGGCCTCGAATCCGGCGCGGACGCCGCCGAACGGCTGGTCCTTGCCATGCGCGGCGATGTACTCGGCGGCGGTGTCGATGATCCACAGCGAGTTCGCCTCGGCCTCTTCCGAGGTGTCGCCCCACGCCGTGATGCCGTGGCCGCCGAGGATGGTGCCGATCGCCTGCGGATTCTGGGCCTTGATCGCGGCGATGTCGAGACCGAGCTGGAAGCCGGGGCGACGCCAGGGAACCCACACGACCTTGTCGCCGAAGATGGTCGCCGTCAGCGCCTCGCCGTCGGCGGCCGTCGCGATCGCGATGCCGGAGTCGGGGTGGAGGTGGTCGACGTGTGCGGCGTCGACGAGCCCGTGCATGGCGGTGTCGATCGAGGGAGCCGCTCCGCCCTTGCCGTGCAGGCAGTAGTCGAACGCGGCGACCATCTCGTCTTCACGATCGAGGCCGGGGTACACGTCGACCAGCGCGCGCATGCGGTCGAGTCGCAGCACGGCGAGGCCGCTCTCCTTCAGAGTGCCCAGGTCGCCGCCGGAGCCCTTGACCCACATCAGCTCGACCGGCTGCCCCGTCACGGGGTCGGTCTCGGTGCCCTTGGCGGAGGTGTTCCCGCCGGCGTAGTTCGTGTTCTTCGGGTCGGCGCCGAGGCGGTTCGACCGGGCTATCAGGGCGGCGGCGGTGGGGTTCGTCATGACTCTCCAAGACAGGGGCGATGCACACGACCATGTGCACTCATGCTGTTACTTCTTGTGAAAGATAACATGAAACTACGTCAAGATGAAGCGGTCAGAGGATGTCGGTGGTCTGCCGAAAGGGGTTGAGCCGCTCGTCTCCCGGGTCGAGTTCCGTGATGAGCACCGAGATCTCGTCGCGCTCCAGCGCGCGGGCCACGGAACGGCGCTCGAGCTTGCTGGAGTCGACGCACACCACCGTTGTGCCGGCGTTCGCGGCCATCGCCTGCTTCAGCTCGGCCTCATCGACCGACACCTCCGAGGTGCCGTCCGCGCTGTCGAGTGCATCCGCCGACGAGAAGAAGATGTCGAAGTACACCGACCGCATGCTCCTGCGAGCGATCGGCCCGACGAGGCTGCCCGTGGTCGGCTCGGCGGTCCCGCCGGAGATCACCGCCGTGACGCCGTCGAGCGGCTGCAGCAGTTGGAACGACTCGAACGAGTTGGTGTACGCCGTGAGCCCCGTTCTCGGCCCGACGATCGAGGCGAGCATGTTGACCGTCGAGGAGGCATCGAGCGCGATGCTGCCCTGTTCTGGGACGAGCCGGAGCGCCTTCTCGGCGATCGTCCGCTTCGCGCTCGCCCGGATGGCCCGCCGCGCATCGAACGGGCGGGCTCGCGGAGCCGCGGTCGCCCCGCCGCGCACGCGACGCACGCGCCCCTCGGCCTCGAGCTCGAGGAGGTCGCGCCGGATCGTCATCGACGACACGGAGAAGAGGTCGGCGGCCGCCTCGATCATGACGCCCTGGGGGCCGTTCGCGAGTTCGACGAGTTCGTCTCTGCGGCGCTGCGCTTCGAGATTGCCGGAAAGAGCCATGGGAGGAATCTATCCGGTGCGCCCGAGTCCGACGCTATCGGGTGCGTCGTCGACGTGCCGCGACGGAGAGCTGGATGAGGACGCCTCCGAGCACCACCGCGAGCACGCCGGTGAGCAGCACCGGGAGGGGGTCGGACCCGCTGTCCGCCAGAACCGGGCCGCTCCCCGGCGACGGTTCGGGCGGCCCGGGCGCGAAGGCGAAGCGAGCCGATGTCGCTGCGGGCGCGAGGAGCCCGGTGAGTTCGTATGCGGCCGGATCGAGGACGTACTCGCCTCCGGACGAGACGAGGTCCAGCGCGAGCGAGCACGAGACGTCCGTCGGTCCGAGGCTCCCGCGACCGACGATGCCCGCCGACGTCACGTCGAGCGCGCCGTTCGGGCAATCCGTTTCGATGGCCGGGCTCTCGGCGGGAACGAGACCGGCGGGCAGAGCGAGGTCGAAGCTCCATTCCGGCTTCGCGCCGCTGGGCACCGCCGGCGATCCCGCGAGGTGCGTGTTGGTGACGGTGAGAAGGAATCGGGCCGGCTGGTCGGAGGCGTAGGAGTCGCCGCTCGGGGGAGCCGCGATCACCGCATCGAGTTGCGGAGTCGTGTCGATGAGGGCGAGATTGTCGAAGGCGTTGTCGTCGCCACCGCCCCCACCCAGGTTGTTGAGCAGCGCGACCTCGACGCTCGGCGACTGCGCCAGCAGCGACGTGAATCCTCGGAAGGTGCCCACGTTGTTCCCGTTGATCTGGTGGACGGGCAGGTCGCACGCGGCGATCGGTCCGGGAAAGGCGGCGACCGGAGGGGAAACGCCGTCGTCGAGCTGCACCGCCAGGTCGACGGGGTTCGTGGTCCAGCAGTTCGCCTGGGCCACATCGACCGTCGCGGTGTAGTAGTGCCCGGCGATCACCGGCACCGCGGTCGCGGCCATCACTCCGGCGGGCGAGTCTCCCTGGGTGTAGGAACTCACCGCGTGATTCGCGGTGGGCTCGGCGCGGGGCACGGACGGATACGGGTAGTCGGGGTCGGCGGCCCAGGATCCCAGGGTCCTCGCGAGGCTGCGCGACTGATTCCAGCCGTCCTGCAGGCAGTCCGCCGCCTGGGAGGCGGTGGGAACGGTCGAGACGTCATCCCCGGCGACGATGAGCCCGTTGCAGAACTGCCCGTTCCAGGCCGGGTCCGCCCGATAGAGCTCGCCCTCGCGGCCGACGTATCCCGGCACCGGTGGGGCGACACCGTCGTCGTAGTCCGCGATCGTCTGCACGAACTCCGGTGTCGCCGGAGGAACGGGGCCCTCGAATCCCTCGTACAGCACCACGGTCGGCGCTGCCATGACGCCAGGCGACCCCGGTGCGGCAGCAGCAGACGAGGCGCCCGACGCGATGATCACGCCGAGCGCTGCGGTCGCTCCCACGAGGGGGAGCGACCGACGCACGCGTGACCTGCGAAGGGCCGGCATGTCTTGAAGGTACGCCCCGGGCCCCCCGCTGTCGATGGGTTGCGGTCAGGCGCCCCAGCCGGCCTGCACGCCACCCACGCGGTCGGCAGCGATCTTCTGCTGGTAGCCGGATGCGGCGTAGGCGGCCATGGGGTCGGCGGCCAGGCCGCGCGACTCGCGCCATTCGGCCAGCGCCGGGCGCACGTCGGTGTAGAACGCATCCATGAAGACGGCGTTCGCGGCGAGCACGTCGCCCGACTTCTGCGCGGCGGTGAGCGCATCGTGGTCGACGAGCAGCGCGCGGGCGGTCATCTCCTGCACGTTGAGCACGGAGCGGATCTGGCCGGGGATCTTGTCCTCGACGTTGTGGCACTGATCGAGCATGAATGCCACGTCGGGGTTGTTGAGGCCGCCACCGCGGATCACCTCGAACAGGATGCGGAACAGCTGGAACGGATCGGCCGCGCCGACGATCAGGTCGTCGTCGGCGTAGAAGCGCGAGTTGAAGTCGAACGAGCCGAGCTTGCCGAGGCGCAGCAGCTGCATCACGATGAACTCGATGTTGGTTCCGGGGGCGTGGTGACCGGTGTCGAGGCAGACCATGGCCTTCTCGCCGAGGGCGCTGACCTGGGCGTAGGACGTGCCCCAGTCGGGAACGTCGGTGTGGTAGAACGCCGGCTCGAAGAACTTGTACTCGAGCACGAGGCGCTGGTCGTCGCCGAGGCGCGCGTAGATCTTCTGCAGCGACTCCTGCAGCCGGTCCTGCCGGCCGCGGAGGTCTGCCTGGCCCGGGTAGTTCGAGCCCTCGGCCAGCCAGATCTTGAGGTCACGGCTGCCGGTGGCGTCCATCACGTCGATGCAGGCGAGGTGGTGGTCGATGGCCTTCTGGCGGACACCTGCGTCTTCGTGCGTGAGGGCGCCGAACTTGTAGTCGTCGTCCTGGAAGGTGTTCGAGTTGATGGTGCCGAGCGTGACGCCCAGGTCTTCGGCGTGCTTGCGCAGATCGTCGTACGAGTCGACGAGGTCCCACGGGATGTGCAGTGCGACCGAGGGGGCGAGAGCGGTGTACTTGTGGACCTGCGCCGCATCGGCGATCTTCTCGAACGGGTCGCGCGGGGTGCCGGGGGTGCCGAACACCTTGAACCGGGTGCCGGAGTTGCCGAACGCCCAGCTGGGCAGCTCGATGCCCTGCTTCTCGAGGGTTGCGAGGTGGTCGGGGGAGAGGATGCTCACGATGCACTGCTTTCTGAGTCGTTGCCGGATCTGGAGTCGTCGTCGGATGCTGCGTGCCCGCCGGCGGCGGCGAGCTGGTCTTCGAGGTGGAAGACCTCGGTGAGCGCAGTGGCGGCCTGGTCGGGCCGACCGTCGAGGCCGTGGAAGAACCGGCTCATCTCGGCCTCCCAACGCGCAGCGACCGGAGAAGC is a genomic window of Microbacterium maritypicum containing:
- a CDS encoding sugar ABC transporter ATP-binding protein produces the protein MVDEAPARSAPPTALELHRVVKSFGPVIALRSGSLTLQSRSIHALIGENGAGKSTLVKIMAGLYRRDSGDFRLHGEDVDFTSTAQSKAAGIAVIYQEPTLFPDLSVTENIFMGRQPTGALGRIDRKAMRTEVDQIFRRLGVALDPDRITEGLSIADQQIIEIAKAISLDASVLIMDEPTAALSGVEVDRLFAVARSLRDEGRAILFISHRFDEVFDLCDTVTVMRDGAYIDTTPIAETTVDDLVRQMVGRDVTELFPKQAAEIGEPLLEVRGLTSPGIFHDISFTVRAGEIVALAGLVGAGRSEVARAVFGVDGYREGEVRMLGAGVPRRNPTAAMRNGLALVPEDRRKQGLVIDASVGGNITLAIRRNLAKWGLITTGMENRAAKIWASRLEVKTHALDTVAATLSGGNQQKVVLAKWLATDPRVLIIDEPTRGIDVGTKSEVHRLLSQLAGEGMGILMISSELPEVLGMADRVLVMREGRITAELDREDATSENVMFAATHASEQHA
- a CDS encoding ABC transporter permease, with the translated sequence MSTTALAAPAPAFAKKPGGIGRARELGIFAALVLVVVAATVKNPNFLFSADGWRDLLLTPSILVLVAVGQAIVIITRNVDLSVGSVMGLTAFLTGRLFIDVPGIPIPIVVIAAVIFGALLGLVNGALVAFAKVPAMVITLGTLYAYRGINVLWTGSDQVHPSDLPKDFLRLGTQQILTIPVLSIVAIIVLALAAWYMRNTRGGREYYAIGSDPGAAELYGLKTTRRVLSAFVLSGALAGLAGVFYVTRYGSVSSQVGSGWELDAVGAAVIGGIAITGGVGSVWGAAIGAMLLMTINRALPILGIPDFWQRAVVGVLIIGAIVLDRLLAVRQKRQLIEARDES
- a CDS encoding ABC transporter permease — encoded protein: MTTTTTTSGVRVIRDYDRPLWRRILINREFAIIGLLVLVVIVSAVSIRGFAQPITVNYLLLDVAPILLIALPMTLVMITGEIDLSVGSMVGLASVVTGVLTESGAPFEVAALAALAVGVIGGAFNGFLVTVVGLPSLAVTIGTLALFRGLAVGLLGTTAVTDFPEMWTALAKAKIAGTTIPYIVIPFLILLAIFVVVLHFTPFGRGIYAIGLSKDAARFSGVNVERTKFILFMLSGVVAAFAGIFYTLRFGSARGDNATGLELQVIAAVVLGGVSVFGGRGHLHGVVAAVLLIGVLGSGLRLAGVTSDVINIITGGLLIFSVVAASILAWAQRIRAKAGPPLRVAASPAP
- the rhaS gene encoding rhamnose ABC transporter substrate-binding protein translates to MTFARKRVSAFAAVAVAAALVLTGCADTGSGSGDAGSGEGGGSDNLSITFLPKNLGNPYFDTSSEGGKKAVEEFGGTFAEVGPAEATPDAQVSYINTATQQAVGALVVSANDPKAICDALNEARDAGVKVVTFDSDTNPECRDLFINQADSEGIAKVQIDQIAEQIGGAGEIAVLSASANATNQNAWIELMKEYVASDYPDITIVETVYGDDEDQTSFDKTAALLQSHPQLKGIVSPTTVGIAAAARYLSTSDYKGKVALTGLGTPNQMREYVEDGTVTSFALWNPADLGYLSAFAAKALVEGDITGKEGDTFEAGDLGEYEVGADGVVLLGDPFVFNADNIGDFDF
- a CDS encoding rhamnulokinase family protein, which codes for MSVRAVAAVDLGATSGRVMIGRIGDGKLDLELVSRFPNGPVERADGLHWDFGALYEHVVAGLTEAVRREPRIESIGMDSWAVDYGVLKDGELLAEPFHYRDERSARGVDEVHAIAPFSELYQRNGLQFLPFNTLYQYRVDERLAEADTALLIPDLIAFLLTGVAVAERTNASTTGLLGVESGDWDDELADRLSIPSRILPPLVDPGTTIGRLRPELVATIGKELPVLAVGSHDTASAVVAAPLSSPRSAYISCGTWGLVGVELAQPVLTDAARTANFTHELGVDGRYRFLHNVTGLWLLSETVRAWEAEDGARIDLPELLAAASEVTGEVPVFDANDSSLSAPGDMPGRIAALLGDRAPSSRPAFARSIVESIAAAFADAVQTAADLSGRELDSIHLVGGGSLNRLLCQATADRTGLPVLAGPVEATALGNVLVQARALGAAPATLEELRAVVAATHAPTRFDPR
- a CDS encoding bifunctional aldolase/short-chain dehydrogenase — its product is MTNPTAAALIARSNRLGADPKNTNYAGGNTSAKGTETDPVTGQPVELMWVKGSGGDLGTLKESGLAVLRLDRMRALVDVYPGLDREDEMVAAFDYCLHGKGGAAPSIDTAMHGLVDAAHVDHLHPDSGIAIATAADGEALTATIFGDKVVWVPWRRPGFQLGLDIAAIKAQNPQAIGTILGGHGITAWGDTSEEAEANSLWIIDTAAEYIAAHGKDQPFGGVRAGFEALAANERRERAAALAGTVRGIASTDKPMVGHFTDADVVLDFLASEKAPELAALGTSCPDHFLRTKVKPLILDLPATASAEEQIARLHELHDQYRADYQAYYDAHATAESPAIRGADPLIVLIPGVGMFSYGANKQTARVAGEFYVNAINVMRGAEALSTYAPISDAEKFRIEYWALEEAKLQRLPKPKTHQGRIAFVTGAASGIGKAIATRLAAEGACVVIADLDLEKAQAAAAELGNTDVAIGVAANVADADAVQAALNEAVLAFGGVDLVVNNAGLSLSKPLLETTEKDWDLQHDVMAKGSFLVSKAAARVLIDQKLGGDIIYISSKNSVFAGPNNIAYSATKADQAHQVRLLAVELGEFGIRVNGINPDGVVRGSGIFASGWGANRAATYGVAEEDLGQYYANRTILKREVVPENVADAVYVLTGPELSRTTGLHIPVDSGVAAAFLR
- a CDS encoding DeoR/GlpR family DNA-binding transcription regulator produces the protein MALSGNLEAQRRRDELVELANGPQGVMIEAAADLFSVSSMTIRRDLLELEAEGRVRRVRGGATAAPRARPFDARRAIRASAKRTIAEKALRLVPEQGSIALDASSTVNMLASIVGPRTGLTAYTNSFESFQLLQPLDGVTAVISGGTAEPTTGSLVGPIARRSMRSVYFDIFFSSADALDSADGTSEVSVDEAELKQAMAANAGTTVVCVDSSKLERRSVARALERDEISVLITELDPGDERLNPFRQTTDIL
- the rhaI gene encoding L-rhamnose isomerase codes for the protein MSILSPDHLATLEKQGIELPSWAFGNSGTRFKVFGTPGTPRDPFEKIADAAQVHKYTALAPSVALHIPWDLVDSYDDLRKHAEDLGVTLGTINSNTFQDDDYKFGALTHEDAGVRQKAIDHHLACIDVMDATGSRDLKIWLAEGSNYPGQADLRGRQDRLQESLQKIYARLGDDQRLVLEYKFFEPAFYHTDVPDWGTSYAQVSALGEKAMVCLDTGHHAPGTNIEFIVMQLLRLGKLGSFDFNSRFYADDDLIVGAADPFQLFRILFEVIRGGGLNNPDVAFMLDQCHNVEDKIPGQIRSVLNVQEMTARALLVDHDALTAAQKSGDVLAANAVFMDAFYTDVRPALAEWRESRGLAADPMAAYAASGYQQKIAADRVGGVQAGWGA